The following are encoded in a window of Miltoncostaea marina genomic DNA:
- a CDS encoding cytochrome c oxidase assembly factor Coa1 family protein: MNFGPGTYRSLMIAAAWIFGVFLVVAFVWRRADADQDTLGIVAGVAAYLFLAVAAVILVRGWRRRGADALGAAARYVDGHPEILRAVGRPMAIGEPEGEVPGGEGAAQANLVVPVQGPAEEGAVELVMARISRDWEVLSATLVIDGDRVRLSEGRAGSPVDDD, encoded by the coding sequence ATGAACTTCGGCCCCGGCACCTACCGCTCGCTGATGATCGCGGCGGCCTGGATCTTCGGCGTCTTCCTCGTCGTGGCCTTCGTCTGGCGGCGCGCCGACGCCGATCAGGACACGCTCGGCATCGTCGCCGGCGTCGCCGCCTACCTCTTCCTGGCCGTCGCCGCGGTGATCCTGGTGCGCGGCTGGCGCCGGCGCGGCGCCGACGCCCTCGGCGCGGCCGCCCGCTACGTCGACGGCCACCCCGAGATCCTGCGGGCGGTGGGCCGGCCGATGGCCATCGGCGAGCCCGAGGGCGAGGTGCCCGGGGGCGAGGGCGCCGCACAGGCCAACCTGGTGGTGCCGGTGCAGGGCCCGGCCGAGGAGGGCGCGGTCGAGCTGGTGATGGCGCGCATCAGCCGCGACTGGGAGGTGCTGTCGGCGACCCTCGTGATCGACGGCGACCGCGTGCGCCTCTCCGAGGGCCGCGCGGGCTCCCCGGTGGACGACGACTGA